A stretch of the Macrobrachium nipponense isolate FS-2020 chromosome 23, ASM1510439v2, whole genome shotgun sequence genome encodes the following:
- the LOC135195993 gene encoding uncharacterized protein LOC135195993, with the protein MPDNWCNDKCAGKGWFSGFMRRHGQALSIRQPEATSLARATSFNKHNVELFFSKLSSLMDKYKFEPQDIWNVDESGVTTVQKPRAVVAVKGTKQVGSITSAERGQLVTFCVAVSAIGCLFLPC; encoded by the coding sequence ATGCCTGATAATTGGTGCAATGATAAATGTGCTGGAAAAGGCTGGTTTTCAGGTTTCATGAGGCGACATGGACAAGCACTATCAATTAGACAACCTGAAGCGACAAGTTTGGCCAGAGCTACAAGTTTCAACAAACATAATGTAGAGTTATTTTTCTCCAAGCTGTCTTCTCTCATggataaatataaatttgaacCTCAAGACATATGGAATGTTGATGAAAGTGGAGTAACAACTGTTCAGAAACCTCGTGCAGTAGTAGCAGTTAAGGGCACAAAGCAAGTTGGCTCTATTACCTCAGCTGAGAGAGGGCAACTTGTTACATTTTGTGTTGCTGTCAGTGCCATTGGATGTTTGTTCCTCCCATGCTGA
- the LOC135196006 gene encoding uncharacterized protein LOC135196006, which produces MQFSTNCHVTNLSISVTLGQPNKTARTQSCVFCDRPEHKAYQCDNYKTTQERISRLTAQNRCVKCTSPNHKTTDCLVKFHKCLSCKTGLHHSALCPDSSTEVSAVNYCGDNDSDKVLKSQTSGILPTALMKVMCPPSGNTKELRSLFDSGAQRTFITQEAVEECKLERDNPVQLSISGFWDTKEPREYTDPNLSSSQIDQVKLLVGIDHYFDFIHSPQANGVNLIESSLGYLVAGKLPSNDTPISTHSVTVMRLAVDEPSKAALEIPLEMSDRKFAEDPIQQLWTLELVGIVDQDMSPEDKFVLEEFKNSINMVEGRYEIIKEQPSLGFIETVPEEDHKLTNVHYSPHLPVIKDSTTMPIRIVFDASARMDKQAPSLNDCLYSGPSLTSHPTDLLLKFRLDPFAVSADISKAFLRVGLQPRDRDYTHVSSG; this is translated from the exons atgcaattttcgacaaattgtcatgttacGAATCTGAGTATTTCTGTCACTCTGGGTCAGCCTAATAAGACAGCTAGAACTCAAAGTTGTGTATTCTGTGATAGACCAGAACATAAAGCCTACCAGTGTGACAATTACAAGACCACGCAAGAACGCATTTCAAGACTTACCGCACAAAATCGTTGCGTGAAATGCACGTCGCCTAACCATAAGACAACAGATTGTCTTGTAAAGTTCCACAAATGTCTGTCATGTAAAACTGGACTGCACCATTCAGCATTGTGCCCTGATTCCTCAACTGAAGTCTCTGCTGTGAACTATTGTGGAGACAATGACAGTGACAAAGTcttaaagtcacaaacaagtgGAATTCTCCCTACTGCCTTAATGAAAGTGATGTGTCCGCCCTCAGGCAACACCAAGGAACTTAGATCACTGTTTGACTCTGGGGCGCAACGCACCTTCATCACACAAGAGGCAGTGGAAGAGTGTAAACTTGAACGAGACAATCCTGTCCAACTGAGCATCAGTGGGTTCTGGGATACCAAAGAACCTAGAGAATATA CTGATCCTAACTTGTCAAGTAGTCAGATTGACCAGGTGAAACTGCTTGTTGGCATAGATCACTACTTTGACTTTATCCATTCTCCACAAGCAAATGGAGTGAACCTGATTGAGTCCTCCTTAGGATATCTGGTCGCTGGTAAACTGCCTAGTAATGACACCCCTATCAGTACTCATTCTGTAACTGTAATGAGACTAGCAGTTGATGAGCCTTCCAAAGCTGCTCTAGAGATACCACTTGAGATGTCTGATAGGAAATTTGCTGAAGACCCCATCCAACAGCTTTGGACCCTAGAATTAGTCGGAATTGTTGATCAAGATATGTCACCTGAGGATAAATTTGTActggaagaattcaagaattccaTCAATATGGTTGAAGGACGATATGAG ATCATCAAAGAACAACCGTCTCTCGGCTTCATTGAAACAGTGCCAGAAGAAGACCACAAGTTGACAAATGTCCATTATTCACCCCATTTACCTGTGATTAAAGATTCAACTACGATGCCCATTCGTATTGTGTTTGATGCAAGTGCCCGGATGGACAAGCAGGCCCCTAGTCTGAATGATTGCTTATACTCTGGCCCATCCTTGACTAGTCATCCAACCGACTTGTTGTTGAAATTCCGTCTCGACCCATTTGCCGTATCGGCAGACATCAGCAAAGCCTTCTTACGGGTAGGTCTCCAACCTAGAGATCGTGATTATACACATGTTTCATCTGGCTAA
- the LOC135196019 gene encoding uncharacterized protein LOC135196019, translating to MKRTFKPIGLDQFSLEPPARLFYSSRTCNITLKPTPLEMSDRKFAEDPIQQLWTLELVGIVDQDMSPEDKFVLEEFKNSINMVEGRYEVSPPWKVDKKQLPTHLALSRKRLNSTIHKLKQTNKYLEIYDQIIKEQPSLGFIEQCQKKTTS from the coding sequence ATGAAAAGGACCTTCAAGCCTATAGGTTTAGATCAGTTCTCTTTGGAACCACCTGCTCGCCTTTTCTACTCCAGTCGAACTTGCAATATCACTTTGAAACCTACCCCACTTGAGATGTCTGATAGGAAATTTGCTGAAGACCCCATCCAACAGCTTTGGACCCTAGAATTAGTCGGAATTGTTGATCAAGATATGTCACCTGAGGATAAATTTGTActggaagaattcaagaattccaTCAATATGGTTGAAGGACGATATGAGGTATCTCCCCCCTGGAAAGTCGATAAGAAACAACTTCCTACCCACTTAGCACTCTCGAGGAAAAGACTGAACAGTACTATTCACAAGctgaaacaaactaataaatatctGGAAATTTATGACCAGATCATCAAAGAACAACCGTCTCTCGGCTTCATTGAACAGTGCCAGAAGAAGACCACAAGTTGA